In Candidatus Afararchaeum irisae, the genomic window GGAGAGGAAGCCGACCTCGACCTGCCCTTCGCTTGCCGAGAGGGGGAGTGTGTCGCGTGTGCGGCGCGTGTCGAGGGTGAGATAGACGAGCCGCGCGCCAACTCGATAAGCGAGGAGGACGAGGAGGAGGGCTACGCGCTCACGTGTGTCGCGATGCCGAGGTCGGATCTCAAGGTCTGGTCGAGCGAGAAGCCGTGAAGCCGAGTCCTTGTGACAATAACCCAAACCCCTTTTTATTAGGAGATACTACTCGAAGCTGTATATGAGTGATTTCTCGGACAACGTTGCAGATGCGGACGACGTTGACTCACCCGTCGACAGTGACAAGACTCCACAGGAACGTATAGAGGAGTTACAGGAGGAGGTCGAAAGCCTCCAGCGTAAGAACGAGAAGGTACGTGACGACCTTCTCGACGCTAACGCCGAGAAGAACAAGTATGAACAGAAGGTACAGCGTCTCAAGCACGAGAACGAGAAGCTCAAGCAGTCGCCCTTATTCGTGGCTACGGTAGAGGAGATTACCGACGAGGGCGTAATCATCAGACAGCACGGTAACAACCAGGAGGCACTCACGGAGGCACCCGAGAGACTGCGTGACGAGATCGATATAGGCACACGTGTCGCGGTCAACAACTCGCTCTCTGTCGTCGAGACACTCGAAGACTCGACAGACATGAGGGCACGTGTGATGGAGGTCTCCGAGAACCCCGAGGTGGGATACGAGGACATCGGAGGTCTCGACGACAAGATACAGGAGGTCTCCGAGACGGTCGAGATGCCTCTAAACGAGCCCGAGCTATTCGAGAACGCGGGGATCGAACCCCCGGGCGGCATACTCCTACACGGTCCCCCCGGCACGGGTAAGACGATGCTCGCAAAGGCGGTCGCCAACAGAACCGACGCGACCTTTATCAAGATGGCGGGAAGCGAGCTCGTCCACAAGTTCATAGGAGAGGGAGCACGTCTCGTCCGTGACCTCTTCGAGGTCGCGCGCCAGAAGTCGCCGAGTGTGATCTTCATAGACGAGATCGACGCAGTCGCCTCGAAACGTACCGACTCGAAGACGAGCGGCGACGCCGAGGTTCAGAGGACGATGATGCAGCTCCTGAGCGAGATGGACGGCTTCGACAGGAGAGGCGACGTCAAGATCATAGCCGCGACCAACAGGTTCGACATGCTCGACCGAGCCATACTCCGACCCGGAAGGTTCGACCGTCTGATAGAGGTTCCGCCCCCCGACGAGGAGGGACGTGCCGAGATATTCCAGGTACACACGCGTGACATGAAGACAGGAGAGATAGACTACGAGAGACTCGCACGTCTCACCGACGGCATGAGCGGAGCCGACATAAAGGCAGTCTGTACCGAGGCGGGTATGTTCGCTATACGTGACCGGAGAGACACTGTCGAGATGGGAGACTTCCTCGACGCCTACGACAAGGTACGTGACGACAAGAGCTCCGACGGTGAGTCGGGCAGGATGTTCGCGTAAGACAGTCTTCACGTCTCTGTCGGACAGGCTCTTTGTCTGTCGCTAGCTGGCTCTGTTTCTGGTTCATATAGAGGCAGCGCGG contains:
- a CDS encoding proteasome-activating nucleotidase, which translates into the protein MSDFSDNVADADDVDSPVDSDKTPQERIEELQEEVESLQRKNEKVRDDLLDANAEKNKYEQKVQRLKHENEKLKQSPLFVATVEEITDEGVIIRQHGNNQEALTEAPERLRDEIDIGTRVAVNNSLSVVETLEDSTDMRARVMEVSENPEVGYEDIGGLDDKIQEVSETVEMPLNEPELFENAGIEPPGGILLHGPPGTGKTMLAKAVANRTDATFIKMAGSELVHKFIGEGARLVRDLFEVARQKSPSVIFIDEIDAVASKRTDSKTSGDAEVQRTMMQLLSEMDGFDRRGDVKIIAATNRFDMLDRAILRPGRFDRLIEVPPPDEEGRAEIFQVHTRDMKTGEIDYERLARLTDGMSGADIKAVCTEAGMFAIRDRRDTVEMGDFLDAYDKVRDDKSSDGESGRMFA